The genomic segment CTTCATTTTCATCTACGCTGACACTAACTCTACTCGTAGGAGCAAAGGTAAATATTTCACGTTGTTGTATACCTGTTAAAATATACCACTGCAAAGGTTTGCTCCATGAAAGAGGTTTCTTGAACTCCTTCAATATCTCATTGCTATCATTAATGGTTACTCTACTTAAATATTCATCTCTCTCTTGTTTCAATTTAACGTATTTATTGTCTTTAACTGCTTCAAATCCATTATTATCACTACGTTTCAAGGCATATTCATAAGCCAACCCTAGATCTATTAGTGTTTTTAATACTTTATCTGGTTTTATAGATTTGCTTTTCCTGAAATCACTAATGTGCTCAGCAGCCTCATACTCAATAAATAAATAAAATTCCTGACAGTATCTATCTTCAAAAACCTTATTCTCTTCTTTCTTCTTCTCCACTTTATCCTCACATAGTTAAATGATTATCAAAATCACTATTCCGCTCCATTGTGGTTTTTTCTAATGGGTCTATTGTAACACTTATTGAAAAATATTGTATAAGGAATTAATAGAGACTAGCATGTATTCACTCCCTAGTCCTCCCTCATCGGTCGGTCCGGTCGTTCGTACATAAAGTAATTTCCAAAAAAGTTGCACTACCAGGAGAGATGGTTTTCTTTGTTATAAATGGTAGCTGCTACCATTTGTTTAATTCTCTCTCTTTTTCCCCGGGGTTCTATTCCGCACCAAAGTATAAGGATGGTAAGGAGCTGCAAAATAAATAGAGACAAATAAATGGTAGCTGCTACCATTTAGGAACATAAATTAAAGGAGAATAAATGATAATACTGCTGTTGATATATTTGATTTTGGGAATTTTAGTGCTCATTTATGAATCAAAACAACCAATTTATAAGCAAGCATCTGTGACACGAAAAAAGAGTATTTTAAACATTATTGTAACTATAATATTTTGGCCATATCTTGTTTATCAAAATATTTGTCTTTTTTTTAGTAGACGCAAATAAAAAACGAATTTACATATTGATTATTGAGGCAAAAGCAGGAATTGAAATTGAAACTTGTTAATAGTGTTTTTATAACGTTTTCTGATTGTGTTTATATTTTGATTTATCCCTTGCAGAAAACTATAGTGCAAACAGGGGTAGTTTGATGAAAGGAGATTATAAGATATGATTTGCCATTATTGTCAAAAGAATGAATCATTGGATGAAGAGATTGTAAATACATACACAAAAGAGATGCATCCAACATGTGCAGTTTGTAAATTAGAATTTGAATTAGTTGTCAAAACACAAAAAAAATATAATACCATAAAAAGAATTGGCAATATTTTACTATTAGGTAGTATTGTTGGTTTTGTATTCTATGATTGGCGTGTCGGAAGTATATTGCTGGTGCTTGGTGGGATTATCAGATATTTATATTTTGAACTTGTAAGTCGGGAAGGCCCAAAAAATACTAAATTGATTAAGAAATTTGCAAAAGAAGAAGGGTTATTTTCTTTTCACAGGGATTATTAATATCGTTCATAGTCATACGAGAGAAATCATTATAATATTATATAGATGTTACTATAAACTTGTGCCCAAATTGTGCCCATCTTAGTCCAAAACAATGGGTAACAAAGGGAAACAAAAAGAAATAACCAGACACACCTAAATAGTTGTTGTTAAAGTGGTAACGCTGTAATACGCTATGTATTAAGGAGATAGGGAGATGGTCTTTATAGAACCCCCCCCTCTCCGCCACTAAGACTGTAAAAGTCACAAGTAAATGGTAGCTGCTACCATTTATGGATTGCTACCATTTGTGGTTTAAACTTGAAAAATATGAGTTATGAAAAAGGGGTCTATATGTTAGATTGGACAAAAATTGAGAACCCTATTATTTTCCAAAGGCTAATTAGTCAACTTGTTTCATTAGAGTGTCACACCCCTGGGTTCTTACCATCTAGTCCTTATATTGGAGCTGATGGTGGGTATGATGCCTATGTTGACAAATATCCTGAAGAAAATATCTCTGGGGAAATATGCATACAAGCTAAGTATACTAAACATAATCTTAAGGATGCATATAATATTTTACGTACTGAGATGAATAAAGAGCTTAAGAAAGCTAAAAAAAATAGAATATCTCATTTGATATTAGCAACAAATGCAGAGTTAAGCATTCCATACATAAAAAAACTGCTCAAGGTTAATAAGTTTAAAGACATTTCTCTACGCATATGGGATCGTGAACAATTGACATTGAAGATTGAGAAGCAACCATTCTTAAAATGTCGGTTTTTTAACTATCCTGCTATCCCTTTATTTGTTCCAGCAACTACATTTTTTGAAGAAGTAGAAAATAAATTAGCATCTGTTAGCCTTATTGAAGAGGTCCCAAGTATCAATAATAGAATAAATGAATTCATTTCATTCTTAAATAATGAAAAAAAGAACATATTTATATTACAGGCCCCCGGTGGATATGGAAAAAGTCATTTTTTGAGAGAAATCCCCAAGATAATGGGAAGGTTAAGTTCAGATCGAGAGGTTTGGTTTATTAGGATCGGTGTGCGTGATATCCAAGAAGCTTTCAACGACGAAATAGGTGCCCGAGAAAACGCTAACAATAAGCACAAGTACTTATTCGTCTTAGACGATACAGATCGTGTAGATGACATTGAAAATATACTTCTATGCATAACAAATACTGGGATCGATGCGAAGCTAGTGTTAGCCTTAAGGACATCAGGAATGTCTGCATTAGATGATATCTTAATATCCACAAATTGCAGAAGTCAATCAGTTGTCACTTCTATTCCACAATGGACAGATAGTGAATTGAACATATTATTAAAAACTATAGCCAAAAAAGACGACATTAAAGATATTGATTTAATAGTCAGAAGATACCGAAATCCTTTTTTTATCGTCAAAATTGGGGAACGTATAAGAGATATTGATAATTTTGATTATGCTTCTTTTAAAGAAACTATTGTTGAATCAGTAATCAGTGACTCGAAAAGAATTCTCTCTGACAATATAGATGCTGATTGTTTATTACTCCACCTTAGTTTAATTAGTCCAATTAACATTTCTGATACTCGCACTATAGATAAACTATCAGAAGAATTAAAAGTTGATGTAAAAGAACTAACGGCCTCACTGCATCAATTAGGTAAAAGCGGTGTGTTACGATCAATTGGAAATATTTTTAGATTTACCCCAGATATGACAGGTGATGTTTTTCTCTTAGATAAAATGCATTTCCTGAGCGAGGGCGAGCGAAAGAAAATATTTCTGTATTGGTTTGATACTCATTCCAAAAACATATTCTGCAATTTAGGATCCACAATTAGATATGGTGATAGCGATTACTTATTGCCAATTTTGAATGATGTTATCTCGAGTTGGATAACCAATACATCAAAATATGATGACTATGATAAAAGGCTTATACTTGAAAATCTTGAAGCAATATGCGCTAAAGTGCCTGATAAAAGTTTAGACCTGCTTTGGGCCTTTCTGGATAATTCAACACTAACAACAGACGCATATGGGCCCGTAATAAACAAATTGATCCATAGTGATTTTAATCGAAGTGATATTATAAAAATTATTGTAGCAATGATAAATGAATGCAAGGGTGGCACGTATGACAATTATAAGCCAAGCACTTTAATCAAAGAATGTGTCTGCCCTCTTGACAATGACATAGAAAGCCAAATATTGCCATCAATGTCCATTCTCGAGGGATTCTTAAATAGTGATGATAATACAGATGAAATAGAACTATTAAAAGTAGCATGTGCTGAAATTTTAGCCTCTGCACATGAATTTAGAAGATCGTCCGATGATAAGCTCGAAATTGGAAGCAAAGTATTAAATATGACAGATCATGTGATAAAAATGCGAGATACTGGGGTATTAATTATAAAAAAAATGCTCAAAAGCAAACATGCTTTTGTGCGAATAAAAGCTGTTGAAGTAATTGAGTCTATCGGAAAGGGATATATGGGGCTTGGACCAACCACCATTCCTTTGAAAGACAAAATTATTGCAGAAAGAGAAGATATTTTGTGCTTCATCGTAAATGAAAATATTGTTGATAATGAAAAGGAATTAGATGTTTTAAGTACTTTTGAAGATTTGGTTTTTCATTTTTGGGCCAGAAAGGATGTGCCAGATGAAATAATAGTTCCATTGTTTGATAAATTTACTTATACACCTGAATATCGTATTTTTCGATACTATTCATCACGATGGGGCATTTGTGGAGATGTAAAGCCACAGCTGGGCAGTGTTCCCCCATCTAAAGAACGATGGAACTGGGCTGTGGATAATTTATTACATAGCAATATAAATTTAAAGCCCGAAGACTTTACTAAGGAAGTAATTTTTTTAAATCAAAAATATTCTACTCCATCAAGTATTGCCATTTTTCTTCATGAGTTAAATGAGAAAGCTAATGTGGTTTCTGCAACTGCTCCATTTTTAAGAGAATGGTTTAAGCATAATCCTGAAGCATTTAAACTTCTCCGCTTTGAGACTGCAGCATGGAGTAAAGTTCCTCTAATTTTTAAATATACCATTTTTTATGATCTAGTACATGCATATCCTGAAGCAGTAAAAAGAATTATAGATGAAGTTTTATTAGCACAAGAAATCCCATTAGATGAGGCAAAAATAGCCTTAGATATTTTCTCATATGATTTACCTGGAATTGATAGAATCAATATTGCAGACATAATATCTAATAAAAAGATAGATGAATTAAACCTTATAATTCTTGAAAAAATAAGATCAATATCTAAAAATAATTCAGCTAAAGAAATAGCAGAAATCACATTAATAGTGTTGAAACAATTGAGTTTAGAATCTAAATTGAAGGCTATATACCACATTGCTTTTATTTTGTTCGATAAAACAAAAGAATACAAAAAAGAATTTTTGAATATAACTGGAGAGGAATTGAGAAACACGCTTATTTCTAATAGGAAATTAGATCATTACGATTTTGAAATATTGTCTCTTATTGTTGATAACGTAAATAAGTTAGTAGATTTTATCAATGTGCGCTTGGAAAAAGAAAACGAGGTTAACAAGCATTCAGAATACGAAGCAGTTCCCTTTGATGGCATAACTATAATTTCAAAAAGAATCAAAAATATAGATGATTATTTATTTGTTTTAAAGCACGTTCTGCAATGGGATAAAAAATATAGTGGGCTAACATATTATAGTGTTTCAAAAATATTCGACCAAATTGCAACATTAAGAAATGAATCCAACGAATTATATTTAGAAAAAAGCGTAAAAACATTTTTTAATAAACAAAAGTTTAGAGAATTACTGGATTGTTTGTTTCATTTACCATTAATACCAAATAATATGCATATATTTGCAGATGCTATAAGCAAAAGTAAAGTATTTGGATACGAGGAGAATATGACAAAATTGCTACGTGACAAGCTTTACCCGGAGGGCGGATGGTTCTCTTCTGTTGGTGAAACCCCCAAAGCATTTATAGATAAAAAAAATGTCTTTAAGAAGTTAGCTGAAGTCGCTCCGCGTGGGTTGTTAAAAAATTGTTTGGAAGAATGCTTAATCAGTGTTGATAAAATGATAAACAAGCATAAAGACGATGAGGAAAATAGATTTCATTCTAAATAAGAGAGGATTGTATGATTATTTTTCGAGAAGAAATATTTAAAATCATTGTACGAAGATATCCTAATGAAGTTCGAGAAGAGCATCTTCTTTCTGAATTGGAATATTCTTTTCCTGAAAAGCATCTAGAACGTGAAGCCAAAAATGCTTTAATTGAACTGCTAGAGAAAAAAATTATAGATAAACATATTCATCCATATTCTCATCAGGGATATGAAGAGGAAATAACCAGCTATTTCCTAACACGGGATGTTTATAGAAATATCAACCGAATTAAAATTGGGAATAAACATTTTATTCGTTTGCTTGATAAGGATCGTTTCAGGGTAGATGATATAAATTATTTGGTAGAAGAATTATCAAATTGCTCAGATGAAACAAATAAAAGGATTGATAAATTACATGCATCAATAAATAATACCAAAAAAGATATTTCTAAAGAAGTATTCGATGAAATCAAAAAATCTATAAGGTGGTGGAGTTTCTTTCTAATTGCTATTTCAGGATTGATTATCGCAATAATTGTTAACAGGATTAAAATATGTGAATTTTTTAAAGATTTACTTTAAAATGATAAAATTAAATACACCATCTTTTTAATGTAATATAATTTGCTATATATACTATTTTATGGACTACAAAAAGGGAAAGCACCTATTTAAACAAAAAATAAGGAGTACTTTATGGCCGCAAAAAAGACCCAGCCACCAAAAACGAAAAGAACTGTCATAGTACATAAAAAAGATATTAAGGTAGATAATATCTTTCAGTTGCTAAGTGTTGTTGAGAACAATATTCAGGAGCTTAACAGAATGTATGCAGAGCTTCCCGGTAGTAATCATAGGGATGTCGGCGGACGGATGAAACCAACAACAAAACAAATTGAAATAGCAAAACAGATCAAAAGCGCTCAAGCTAGAGCAGATAGATTAATGAGGATAATTGAAAAGCAAGGGTTTTAAGACGCACCCTTAAATGAAACTTGTGATTTTAAAGGGCATTCGTATAGTAATTATTATGTTTAAATAAGGATTATAAATTTGATTGAAATAAAAAAAATTGAAATTTATTATTTTCGTTCAATTTACAGCTTAAAAAATGATAATTTAAAGGATTTAACAATATATGCCGGTAAAAACGATATTGGAAAATCTAATATTCTAAAAGCATTAAACTTATTTTTTAACGGTAAACCGGATTGGGATACTGCTTTTGATTTCAAAAAAGATTTTTCCTATAAAAGAAAAAACGAATCGATTAAATTAAAAACACGCCAGTTTATTCGTATTGCAATTCGGTTTAAAAGAGGCGATCGTTATCAAAATAGTTTACCTGAAGAATTTACTATAACACGCACATGGTATCGCAATTCACCTGTTCCAGATGAAAAAAATTCTCTTATGAGAGAGCACAAAAAAGAGAAAAAACCAAAATGGTCTATTGGGCGAGCTAATGCCAGTCTTCAAAGGTATCTTAATACTATGAAATTTGAGTATATACCCGCAATCAAAGATAATTTATTTTTTGCGTACATGTTAGGACGCTTACAGCATATAATTTTTGCAAAAGGCTCCAATGAGTCTACAGTTAAAGAATCAATAGAAGGATTGAATAGTACGATTTCATCTGAAATTAAGAATCTTCAAGAGGAATTTGCGCTTATTACAAAAATAGATACCCAAATTAATTTACCTGAAAAGTTGTCTGATTTATTTAAAGCATTTACTGTGAGTACAAAGGAACAAGGAGGACATCTTCCATTACAGCAACGAGGAGATGGTATTCGCACAAGATTTATACCGTCTTTACTGCACCATATCTCGCAGAATTCAAAGCTATATTTCATTTGGGGTTTTGAAGAACCTGAGAACAATCTTGAATATTCTCTAGCAATCGAATTAGCAGAAAAAATGGCTAAAGAATATTCTCGAGATTCTCAAATATTTATAACAACTCATTCCCCTGCTTTCTTTTCTTTAACAGATAAGAATGTAACCGTATATCGTGTTTTTAAAAATGATATTGGTACAGCATGCATAAATCTAGCTATTAATAGTCAAGAAACGTCTGATCAATTATGGGTTGAAATGGGGCTTATGGAATTTCAAATCAAATCGCAGAACGAATATCGAAAGAAACTTGATCTTTTAAAGAAAGAACAAGAAGAATTAGAAAAAATAAGAAAAGAGAGCAACATGGCAAATATGCCAGTTTTACTAACCGAGGGAAAATGGGACGAATTAATACTTAATAGTGCATGGTCCAAACTCTACCCTAATCAAAAGATTCCTTTTAAAATTATATGTTCTGATCCGTATCAAGGAGCGAGTGCAAATTCTTTTGGAGGGGTGGATATAGTTAAACGTAGCTTAGAGTCAACACGTAAAGATCAGGAATTCACCGTAGGATTGTTTGATAGAGATGTGACAGGATACAATAAAGGATTCAAAGGTTTAAGTAATAATTTCTCTGACAGCTCTTTTAGTGAAAATGTAAAAATTCATAAAGCCGGAACTTCTGCAGCCATAGTTTTGCCCGCTATAGAAAGCCGTCGGGAACATGCTGCGGTATATAATCTTGAAATTGAATTTTATTTTGATGATCCATATTTGCAAAAGAAAATCGAAAAAAAAGGATTGGAGCTAAAACCTAGGCTAATAAAAACTACTGTTATTGGAACAAGCGTAGAGGAGATTGTTAATGCGACCGAACCTCATTTGTTTAAAATAGTAGACTCGACTAAAAAGTATTTTGCGGAGAAAATAGTTCCTACACTACCAAAAGAAGCTTTTATTAATTTTGAAATACTTTTTGATTTAATAAACACTACTATGAATTATTCTAAAAAATCAAAACATAACAAATAATTGATTATAATGAACAATAAAACAAAGCATATTAGCCTCTTAATAGCTTTTCTAGTTAGTTTTATATTTACCACTAAAGCTTTCCCCTTCCCAGCAGATATCGAAGACATAAGCGGTAAAAAATATTTCCAAAAAACGAAACAATCCTTAGTAAACGCAAAAGAATCTATACATGTCGTGATGTTTGTCATGCGTGTATCAAAACAGAAGCACAACACAAAACCCCAGCAATTAGTTAATGAACTGATCAATGCACATAAAAGAGGTGTTGATGTAGAAGTGATACTTGATCAGAACATTGACTTTTTGAATAAGCGATCAAAGAAACTGCAAAAAGAGATTAAAAGCATGGAGGCATATAAACAGCTGAGAGATGCCGGTGTGAAAGTATATTATGATGATTCCACGCGCTATACACATGCTAAAGTTATTGTTATTGATGGGGCAACAGTGATTCTTGGTAGTACAAACTGGACAAAAGCGGCTTTGGAAAGAAACATTGAGGTAAGTGTATTAATAAATTCTGATCAAATGGCGAAAGAGATACTTGAGTACATAAAACAAATAAAACGTAACAAAGAGATAGAGACATATGTCAGTAAAGCACAAGAGGTCGTACCAGTAAAAATAGAGTTTATGAAAAATCCTGAACATGGACCACAGATGGTACATAAACATGCTGAACGTGTATTTGATGTTTATTTGTTTTTGTTGAAAGAATATGACGGTAACACTGAAGGTAGAATAACATTGTTTTATGATACAGTCGCAAAATATTTGGGGATGGATTTAACTGATCGAACAGCATACAGAAGACAGATCATAAAGGTGTTAAGAAAACTTGAAACCAGGCATAAATTAATAAAGTATGTGCCGCGGCATGCGAAAGAAGCGAGAATTACTTTGCTTGATTATGATGATAGTGAAAAAGCATATAGTGATCCGAAAAAGAATCTGTTTGAGTTACCGGAAGATTATTTTGATTATGGATGGCGAGGGAATTTATCTTTTAGTGGGAAATATTGTTATTTTATTAATTTGATTAATGCGGGTGCTAATGGGGTTACGGCTAAACGTGTTTCAACAACTAACCATGTTCCACCGCGTAGGAGTCACTTTGTGCCACCTACGCGGAGTAACCCAACTAACGGTGTTTCAACTGACGGTGTTTCAGCTAATAACCATGTTCCACCGCGTAGGAGTCACTTTGTGCCACCTACGCGGCGGGGGCCACCTACGCGGAGTAATATTGTGAGTGGGGGTGTGTGGTCAGAGAGTCTTGCTGATATAACTGAAGAGTATGGGGGTGTTAGCCAGGATGTTATCTGTAAGGGGATGGATGAGCTTAGGCGAAAGAGATTAATTGAAGTGGCATATGATACTTTAACCGGTAAACCGTACGAGAAAAGATCACCAAAGATATATAAAGTATTAAAATTATATGATTTTGAGAAATTACTGAATAAACTTAAAAAGGTAGAGGATAAATATGGTAAAAAGGAATATAATATAGCTAGGGGATATGCTCAAATAGTTTTTGAAGAATATCATCCTGAAGCAATAGAAGATATAATACTTAAGACTAAAGAATACGGTAAAGAAAAGGTTGAAAAGGCGTTTGATATAGTTGCCCAGAAGAATAAGGATAATCCTAAGAGGAAGTACAGCTATGTTGTGGGGGTGTTGGAGAACTGGGGGATTAAAAAGTAGTGTTCCACTGCGTAACCCGTGTTCCACCGCATAGGAGTCACTTTGTGCCACCTACGCGGAGTAACACTATGGCCGACTGCGGTGGTGGTGGGGATGGGTAAACTGTGTTCCATAAACCATGTTCCACCGCGTAGGAGTCCCTTTGGGCCACCTACGCGGAGTAACACTGATTAGCAGGCTCGAAGAGCCTCAACGGGAGGGGATAAAAATGGAAATGAAAGAACAAGGGAATGTGGAAAAAGAAGTAAAATCGTCTTGTAAGACTAAGGGTGGTGACGGAGCTTGTGGCGTTGCTGTATACGGGCTCGGTATTATTGGTGCTGCGATATATTACATATCAGCTGCAACAGGTTTTTGGCCTGGGGTAGTAGGGTTTTTAAAAGCGCTCGTATGGCCGGTATTTTTAGTTTATGAAGTGCTTAAGTTTATAGGCGCTTAAGATACAAGCACGATTGTAGTGTTTTTACCGTGTCGGTGGGATAAATCGTGTTCCACCGCGTAGGAGTCACTTTGTGCCACCTACGCGGAGTAACATTGGGGCCACCTACGCGGAGTAACACTCCGGAGTGATTTTGGAAAAAATATTATGAATAATGAAAACAGTGAGCTGATCGAAAATTTAAAAAAACATGTGATAAAACTTTCTGATGAAATCGGTGATCGGAGTGTTTTTAAATATGAGCAACTCTGTGAGGCGGAAAAATATATTACTGAAGAGCTTGTTTCTTACGGATATACGGTTACGTTTCAAGAATACACAATACTTAACAAGCAGGTAAAAAATATTATTGTTACAAGGCGCGGAACAAAGACCCCTGAAGATATGATTATTGTTGGTGCACACTACGATAGTACTTTAAATCCCGGTGCGGACGATAATGCCAGCGGTGTTGCAGGACTTCTTGAGCTTGCACGGTTCATGGCAGATAAAAATACCGGCTCAACAATAGAATTTGCCGCTTTTCCCGCTGAAGAACCGCCATTTTTTGATTCTGAAGATATGGCTAGTCTTGTGTATGCAAAAGCAGCTAAAAAAGGAAAAGTAAATATTAAGGGTGTTCTCATACTTGAAATGATAGGGTATTTTGATAAGAAGCCCCGAACCCAGACGTATCCTAATTTTGCCGGGGCACTTGTTTATCCCAACAGGGGAGACTTTATAGCAGTTTTGGGAAATCTTAAATCCATTAATCTTGTTGGTGCAATACGATCCTGTTTTAAGAAGCAGTCACGGTTTCCGATGAAACCAATTATCACCTTCAATTATGCTTCTGCAGTACATTTCTCTGATCACTGGGCATTCTGGCAGGAAGGCTATCGCGCTGTGATGATAACCGATACATCTTTTTACCGGAACCATCATTATCATACTGAAACTGATACGTACGATACGCTCGATTATGAAAGTATGGCTGAGATTGTGAGGGGTCTGAAAGGAACGCTTATTGAATTGGGTAAGTGATACGTAGTATAATAAACTATTAAAGAGGGGATATATGAAACTGACAAATGATCTGTTTAAGATTGATGCCGCAAAAACAGCGGAAGTAGCCTCGGAATTTATAAAAAAAGAAGTCAAGGAGCTGGGAAGGGACGGAATAGTTGTCTCTATGTCTGGCGGGCTCGATTCGAGTGTTGTGGCATCGCTCTGTGTTAAAGCGTGTGGCACGGATAATGTTGTCGGTCTTATGCTTCCGGAAAGGCAGGGAAACCCGGAAGCTGAGATTTACGCGAAACAGGCTGCCGCTTTTCTTGGTATCAAAGCCAAAAAGATAAATATATCGAGAAATTTGAGGGCTATTGGAACATATAGGGCCGCAATATCTTATATACCGACTAAGAAGCTGAGAGATTTTGTCGCAAAAAAATTCATGTCTTCAAGTAATGACAATTTTCTTCTAGAGAATTTGAAAGGATCGAAGACAAAGCTGATGAGAAATGCGGCTGCGAGTATTTATTCGAAACAGAGAATACGAGCTGTTGTACTCTATAAATTTGCTGAGGAAAATAACCTGCTTGTGGTCGGTGCCGCACATCTTACCGAAGACCTTGTCGGTCTTTTTGTTAAGTTTGGCATAGATGATGTTGCTGATGTGATGCCAATAAAGAAGCTGTTTCGGACACAAGTAATGCAACTGGCAGAATATTTGGAACTGCCAAAAGAAATAGCCGGAAGAAAACCGAATCCCGATGTTATTCCGGGAATAGATGATAAATATTTCGGTATGCTGGGAATATCCGCTGATAAGATCGATCTTCTGCTGTATGGTCTGTTGCATGATGTTAGCAGTGACGATATTGCCAGCCAGCTTGATATTGAGAAGAGAAAAGTAG from the Candidatus Ancaeobacter aquaticus genome contains:
- the nadE gene encoding NAD(+) synthase, with amino-acid sequence MKLTNDLFKIDAAKTAEVASEFIKKEVKELGRDGIVVSMSGGLDSSVVASLCVKACGTDNVVGLMLPERQGNPEAEIYAKQAAAFLGIKAKKINISRNLRAIGTYRAAISYIPTKKLRDFVAKKFMSSSNDNFLLENLKGSKTKLMRNAAASIYSKQRIRAVVLYKFAEENNLLVVGAAHLTEDLVGLFVKFGIDDVADVMPIKKLFRTQVMQLAEYLELPKEIAGRKPNPDVIPGIDDKYFGMLGISADKIDLLLYGLLHDVSSDDIASQLDIEKRKVEEVKELIQLSDHMRNPSLAP
- a CDS encoding M28 family peptidase translates to MNNENSELIENLKKHVIKLSDEIGDRSVFKYEQLCEAEKYITEELVSYGYTVTFQEYTILNKQVKNIIVTRRGTKTPEDMIIVGAHYDSTLNPGADDNASGVAGLLELARFMADKNTGSTIEFAAFPAEEPPFFDSEDMASLVYAKAAKKGKVNIKGVLILEMIGYFDKKPRTQTYPNFAGALVYPNRGDFIAVLGNLKSINLVGAIRSCFKKQSRFPMKPIITFNYASAVHFSDHWAFWQEGYRAVMITDTSFYRNHHYHTETDTYDTLDYESMAEIVRGLKGTLIELGK
- a CDS encoding phospholipase D-like domain-containing protein, producing MNNKTKHISLLIAFLVSFIFTTKAFPFPADIEDISGKKYFQKTKQSLVNAKESIHVVMFVMRVSKQKHNTKPQQLVNELINAHKRGVDVEVILDQNIDFLNKRSKKLQKEIKSMEAYKQLRDAGVKVYYDDSTRYTHAKVIVIDGATVILGSTNWTKAALERNIEVSVLINSDQMAKEILEYIKQIKRNKEIETYVSKAQEVVPVKIEFMKNPEHGPQMVHKHAERVFDVYLFLLKEYDGNTEGRITLFYDTVAKYLGMDLTDRTAYRRQIIKVLRKLETRHKLIKYVPRHAKEARITLLDYDDSEKAYSDPKKNLFELPEDYFDYGWRGNLSFSGKYCYFINLINAGANGVTAKRVSTTNHVPPRRSHFVPPTRSNPTNGVSTDGVSANNHVPPRRSHFVPPTRRGPPTRSNIVSGGVWSESLADITEEYGGVSQDVICKGMDELRRKRLIEVAYDTLTGKPYEKRSPKIYKVLKLYDFEKLLNKLKKVEDKYGKKEYNIARGYAQIVFEEYHPEAIEDIILKTKEYGKEKVEKAFDIVAQKNKDNPKRKYSYVVGVLENWGIKK
- a CDS encoding AAA family ATPase — its product is MIEIKKIEIYYFRSIYSLKNDNLKDLTIYAGKNDIGKSNILKALNLFFNGKPDWDTAFDFKKDFSYKRKNESIKLKTRQFIRIAIRFKRGDRYQNSLPEEFTITRTWYRNSPVPDEKNSLMREHKKEKKPKWSIGRANASLQRYLNTMKFEYIPAIKDNLFFAYMLGRLQHIIFAKGSNESTVKESIEGLNSTISSEIKNLQEEFALITKIDTQINLPEKLSDLFKAFTVSTKEQGGHLPLQQRGDGIRTRFIPSLLHHISQNSKLYFIWGFEEPENNLEYSLAIELAEKMAKEYSRDSQIFITTHSPAFFSLTDKNVTVYRVFKNDIGTACINLAINSQETSDQLWVEMGLMEFQIKSQNEYRKKLDLLKKEQEELEKIRKESNMANMPVLLTEGKWDELILNSAWSKLYPNQKIPFKIICSDPYQGASANSFGGVDIVKRSLESTRKDQEFTVGLFDRDVTGYNKGFKGLSNNFSDSSFSENVKIHKAGTSAAIVLPAIESRREHAAVYNLEIEFYFDDPYLQKKIEKKGLELKPRLIKTTVIGTSVEEIVNATEPHLFKIVDSTKKYFAEKIVPTLPKEAFINFEILFDLINTTMNYSKKSKHNK